One Pelmatolapia mariae isolate MD_Pm_ZW linkage group LG1, Pm_UMD_F_2, whole genome shotgun sequence genomic window, GCTGTTTTGCTAGCGATCATGTaggacatcattatataccagctagtccaacttcagtaaccctacaaaagtcactgctgtttagttttctgtcttcatttatgttggaagtgatagcagagctgtacgttttaaatttttctgaaatctctcagtcagaacatgctatatcatgtttaggtggaaactagcgagctaacttctaactcagttgaatttaataaattctgttttcatggattcctggatgttaaacttaattgttacacctggtaaagcagcaacgctgatcatttttattaaagatgaaagaatttagacagtttttaactctcagtgatgcagcagtgttcatttgactttggaacctgaagcagacggagctttggacccagattattccgcaaggctcctgactacggcagccgtaatgctccagcAATCCATCAAGCaatgcggcttcgtagcttaccaaagtcatactaaaacattttttgacagatttctgcgCACCGTGTACtacataaaatcggtttgagggtcagtaagcacaaccagaattcatacataaggcgcactgtcgatttttgagaaaatgaaaggattttaagtgtgccttatagtgtgtaaaatacgttatacagaagaaaagaatatattgcGATATATATTgttaccgcacatgcttcaaattatactgtgatatggattttaggccatatcgtcCAGCCCTAAGCTGAAGACAGATGAGGAACACAAGGAGGAAACGTCATGGACAACCTGGCCCCTGCATAGGATGTACCACTGACAGAGGAAGTGGCTACCAGTGGCTACAAAAAGGGGCTCTGATCATCATAGCACATGAACCGTCCCAAAGCACCAGATCCATAGAGGCAGGAGAGAACCACAGCAGAGATAGGATCAAAGTTGTAGAGTAGGCAAAGGTGCCCCAGAGGCTATCCAGCAGATAGTAGCTGGATGCAAAATGCAAGCTGGGGCAGCATATACTGAGAGGCACAAGCAAGTGGCTGGGATGGTATACTGGAACATCTGAGTCTCCAAGGGAAACTCAACCAAAGGTGTTTGGTTGCCTGGCCAGCAGCTGCCtggcaacatcaggaagaaggaacacaagataattgagaagtaccaagggctgaATGAGCAAGTGGAGCAAAGTCCAAAGTGATCCCAGTGGTATTAAGATATATACAGACGTGAATATATGTGCCTGTGTGAATATACCAAATCCAAAGTTTAAAAATAGTAGTGCATAAATGCAGTATGCCATTCTCTTAACTCTGTTCTATCTGCTCAAGCTGTAAGAAGTGTAGAAATTCTTGACATAAATGTCCAAAGTCTTTGGTTGGACTGgacgatatatcgagttttttaaaaatatcgatatatttttatacgagatataagatgtgacaatatcgttgaTATCaatatagtatatgttacgttataattatacttgtggagccgcaagtttgcctctttttcgtccacttttgtctctacgctaTGTTACTCGGCCttgcctctccttcactgaacacaactccccctcccccatagcttcacctgcaggcaacgacaggatggacacggcaaatctccgttaacgaatTACCGCGGattgccccgtgcgtggggctggacggcgtcaacgtgttagcgagctaaccgcgctaacgagctaaccgtGCTAACGACATGCAGCCGCATGgcctaaaatcctttaattttctcaaaactcgacagtgcgccttatgtatgaattctggttgtgcttactgaccgcgaaccgattttatgtggtacacggcgctcagcaatctgtcaaaaaatgttttagtacgactttggtaagctacggagctgcaccgcttgatggattgtcggagcattacggctaccgtagtctggagcctcgcggagtaatacgtattgtgcttcaacgtaatattaccgtactctgtgtgtgtataaggaccataaatggcacctgttaagagacatggttacgaagcggatttcaaactcaaggctgtcagtcacgcagtagaacttgggaatagagcagctgtgaaatctgtctgtctttgttattatgctcagcggcCTTTtggtttacattttgactgcacaattgtgagctttttgttatgcacaaaaacaacattgttttcttttatttatggagaattattatttaataaatgctgataatttttttttgagtaatttcttcatgtacatctatgctatatgttaataaaagtgcctatgtgacatctgggacacagctttgactaagaactctctttttgttcttaccttatggctttaaaaaaaaaaatcgagatatatattgtatatcgccatccagctaaaaaacatcgagatatgaattttgggtcatatcgccaaGTCCTAGTCTTTGGTATTTAACTTTCATGGGGAAACACTAAAGCTGCCTTTGCTAACATTGGTGTGCTGGTAACCTTATGACATTTTCCTTCTAGTCGGATAGGTGAGAACTTGGAGCAATCTCTGCCCAGTCTCACAGAGCTGATCCTCACAAGCAACAACATTCAGGAGCTGGTGAGTGCatttcattaacaggaacaaTGGGAATGGGAGTTCTTTACATCTGCCCTCTCAGAATTCTTGTCTTTGAAAATTGTTGTAGTGGCTTTCTTTAACTAATAAGAGAATCATTTAGATGAATTGCACACAAATTTAAGCCTTGAACGGATTTAACTATATACATTTCTGCCATcgtcaaaaaaaaaactgaggaaGATGAgataaataattgaataatgtttatttgaattgcatttttattttaatgtattatttAGTATATTTAGCTGCACAAATTAACTTTACAGATGGTAATGTCCCGTTAATCTCTTTGGAAGCTTAGCCTCTCTTTTTAACATTGTTGTTTGTCTTGGTTTTGGTTCTTCTCCTGCAGGGTGATCTGGACCCACTGGCCTCAGTGAAGACATTGACCCTTCTCAGGTctgaataaacaaacaaattctGATTATTGAACTGTGTTCTTCACCACAAGTCTTTCATATATGTTTTAACAATTACTGAAATTCCAGCTTGTTGAGAAATCCAGTGACAAACAAGAAGCATTACAGGCTGTATGTCATCAACAAAATCCCACAGATCAGAGTACTAGACTTTCAGAAGGTAAAGCTCAAGGTAAGTCATGACAAGTCAGACAAATCTCAGTTAAACATAATTAATGTGCAATAGTGTCCTCAATGGAACTGTACAGTGTTTGCAGCCATGACTAACACCATGCCTGCAATTTATATAAGAAAGAAATTAGAATAACATTATGGACTTTACAGTGGGTTTCTGCAGGTACCTCTTTTAGTCCCTGCTCTGGGGTTCTGACCTGAGTTGATGCGAAAATGGGATATgaacagtgttgggcaagttactttgaaaaagtaatgaattatagttacttttttgaagaagtaactagtaactgagttagaagattctaaaagtaattaattacttgaaaagtaactgttgcattacttaaaaaaaaaaaaaaaaaagtttaaccctttggggtccagggtataattgaccatttttcactacttttgatgtttcctctacatttcaccttcaaaaactgtttactttgccttgtttggtatcatccttttcagcacaacctcacgtgtctaaatttgcagttatgttttcattttgacatactgtattaacacaattgatctaaaatcagacaaaaaaacataaaatccaagtAGAAAAAGTGATAttctttactgtaacaaccacaaacatgttcaatgaatcatatttcataaccttaaatgcaaatataaattgtcaattttaaaatcacatgcacaagttttgcaaacaaagctatttgcagccatttaccttttaccccctttttttaaaataaccatttcaaaatatttacataacaatcaggtgttctgcattcagtaagatgccacacaaattatttgtgccactccaaatatttctgtccactataaaggagaacatcacaagcctgatacctgcaggtctgacagcagcaggtgtatcactcctgttctctacctggagacagcagtcacctcattgttctgacacacaacacaaaactatccacaacactacacactaactacacaagacaacacattaactacacactccaaacacgctaaacgtcacaaatctctcacatctcaaaacccgcgcgctctctctctttctctcgctgtcactcctaaaacttccccctcttcctaaacaaccaaatgtcgtgttgccatatcattttttaattggttgacatggtacatttttccaccaacacgaaagggcttttttggtcataagcagagagtgcttgctagcgctatccttagacagtaaacgggACGAAggtattcagaaaaaaaaacaccacgtctatattgtttatcatgactctggttttacgtggcctatcaactagggtgaccaaccgtcctcttttCCCTGGACATGTCCACTTTTCACGTTCTGTCCGGGGGGATTTTTGAGATGGATGAAAATGTCCGGGTTTTTCCTATAGGCCTACAGAGGACCCATATGTGCAACGTCATCCCCGAACTGCTGTGTTGTAAGTGGTTGTTCCACGCTCACAGACGGGGCGGAGCGGCGCGCTGAAAAGATGCCAAAGCGCAAGTGCATCTTTTCAGacaaactgcaaaagaaatttccctcgTACCATCCTGGTCGGAATAAATGGGAGGCGTAGTGCACTGTGTGCAGAGCTGGCACATAACGTTTGTGTGTCTAACAAAGGTGCCGGAGATCTTGTTGCTTACATggacacagaaaaacataaaaaggctGTGTGAGGCAAAACTTCATCTAGTAAGTTGACTGAGTTCTTTGTTACACCTGGGAAAAACGAGGATGCTGTTGTTCTGCACCAGAAGGTGCACTGACATTTCATACTATGAAGCATCACAGTAGCTACAGATCCATGGATTGCACTAGTGtgttgccatttaaaaaaaagaaaaagaaaaaaaaaagcatttccagACTTTAACACAGCTAAAAGGTTCAGCAGTGCCCGCACCAAGACTGAAGCTATTGTCAATGGTGTGATAGTGCTACATTCAGTGGAAGTCACTCTTGAAGCTCTTAGTGAAATCCAGTACTGTGGCATTTCTCAGACTTAAGTAACCATGGAACTGGGAAAATATTCCCAATCATACTTTGACTGGAAGAATGGTGGCGTGCAAACAAAATTAACTGAGGTTAGAAACGCCAAATGAGACAGCAGAAACCATTGCACAATACCTCACTGGTACCTCACTATAATTTTTCTTATACAGATGAGGCATTATTTCTGTAACATTATTTAATTCCAGaggtttttaagtttttttgtttttttttgcacttgttgacttgtaaaagactatatgacattttttatttcaccattcattaacCGCACAAAGAAGGCatcttttaaatatgttaaaattttctttaaacaaacagtattattaaaattcttcattcattcaaatgtcctcttttttggaaatcaaaatatgggcACCCtactatcaacacaatttaaaaactggtatatatcaccttgttgctttgtcatcttgaagtggtcatgtgattggcttaccacgactacttttcttcctcagtcaaacagcagcactcatgcgattgttttgccccctagctccaggtgttgtgccaaaaagtgattgtctgtcAGAAAGTGATTGCCATCCGCGGTAGCGTGTGCaactgcttaaagctgtagcgcacagattacttacagcttcttccgtgcaactgatataagatgcggtaagctgaagactgcttcaaccgtctgtttgttgaaaaatagtaatgcGACCGCACCgtattttcttgttagtaacggcaTTGTACTGCTAGAAATAGTAGTtagattacttttttcagtaacaagTAATCTAACGCTGTTACTTGTAATGCCATTATTCCCATCACTAGATATGAACAGATTGCATGCTGCTGATTGTCCAGTCAATTCATCTCTCCATGAGTCATGAAAGTGATTCCTTCCCAAAAATCACAACACAATGCATTGCTAAAACGACCCCACCCACATGAGGTGGTACTAAGTTGTAATTGAAAACAGCCGAAACTGACTAGAGTTGGGGCAAGATGAGCCGAGTTGGTACTGGTGGAAAAGACGCTTAGGAGGGAGGGGTTCTTGTAGCTGATTTTCACAACAAGGATGACTGACGAATTGGTCGTTCTCAGGAGCTTAGTGAATTCCAAAGTGTAGACTGATGATAGGATGGCTCCTGTGCAAAAAGTTCGATCATGAAATTTCCTCCATACTAAATGTTTCAGAGTCAACTGTTAGTGGTAtaataaagtggaagtgattgGGAAGAACAGCAACTCGGCCACAAATAAAAGCAATCTAAAAGAAAAATCGGGCGCGGAGGTAGGCAACTCTCTGTAAAGTCAGTGGCTGCAAATTTTATGTATCTCAACAACAGTGCAGCAGAGGGCTTCACAGAATGGGTTTGCATGGccaagcagctgcatccaagccttactTTACCAAAGTGTCCGATGCAGTGGTCTATTCACCACGCCgcactggactctagagcagtaAAGACATGTTCTTAGACAAATCATGCTTCTCTGTCTGGCAATGAAATGGAAGCCTCTGGGTTTGGCGGTTGCAACAAGAATGTTCAAAATTTACTGCACTGCGTAAAGTTTGAACattatggtgtggggttgtttttcctGAATTGGGCACAGCCCGTTAGTTCCAGAGAAAAGAAATTGTAACCCTTCAgtataccaagacattttgggcAACTTgatgctcccaactttgtggaaacagtgtggacatggccccttcctgttctaatattactgtacaatataaagacaTGCTTGAGCGAGTTTGGTGCATAACAACGTTACTGTTCTGTATTCAAATATAGTAAGGGAATGTGGCACTTTCCAGATAATTACAAAGCAGCCTCTGTGTATTTTTAAGAGTCATTATACGTTTGAGAGTGTTCAGTTTATGCGAGATTCAGTTACATACTATTTTATATATTCTTCCAAGCACAATATCCATTTTTCTGTTAAATATCTACAAATATAGCCAACTCTCTTTTTAATATGTACTTTAAAGTATTTGATATATAAAGCTAAAATTTCACAACAATCATTctgtgtgtccaaacttttgaacATAAGATTTTTAGGCAAATCAGAACATTTGTGATGGGATTATCTGGCAGTGACTGTTCAGTCTTTCCCGTTGAGTGCTCagcttttcctttccttttcttcttttttttttttttttttttttaaatttcagaatAACTAACTCCACACTTTATCATGTAACTTTTTCATAATGCTCATCTTCTACCATAATTAACTTGTAAATTATTAGAGgtattttaaaacctttttattcacaaaagtAGTAATAGTTTGTAAACATATTCTGTCTTTATGAACTGTAAATACTAAATAGTTTTAATAAAAGTAGCTTATAATCATGAAATTTGCCTTTCTTGTGTAGAAAGAAATCCCATAAATTACGTTAGTCTTTCCTAAACTTGACCTGCAGAAACCCACTTTACAGTATCTACTGAACTTGCACAGTGCAGTGAACAGTTAACATTTGTTCAACATCCAAACTAATTATTCTTGCCTTGTCTTGCTCCACTTGCATTAAAGCTGTTCGTGAGTAACAAAGGTTTTGACTTTCATTGTGTGATATTGCTGTAGGAACGCCAGGAAGCGGAGAAAATGTTCAAAGGCAAACTGGGTGCTCAACTTGCAAAGGATATTGCCAGGCGAACAAAAACGTAAGATGAAGTACCTTGACAGCACTTCCTCACCATCACTGGATCCTAGCTGAAAAAACGGATTTTGTACTGCATAGAAATAAGCATTGCACATAGAAATAAGGAATACACACTATTGCTGTGTGTTAAAGTGTGAACATCTTTGTTCTATATTGAAACATCCCTACAAGTGATTAAACCATGTGAAAACATAAGATCTGCACAAAAAAGTCGTCTGCCTTATATTCTTACTGGAGCTAATAAAGGGATTGTTCAAATGGCCTCAACAACTTGAAACTCAAGCCAGAAACATCACCACAGTGTTGAAAAGGACTGCTGTATCAGTTTATTTGGTCTCAATGTAGTGCGTCCCTTTCAGATTTACTCCTGGAGTGGCAGTACAGCTGGAGAAGAGGATGGGGCCCTCTCAAGCTGATGTGGAAGCCATCAAGGTTCAGTTTTTACAGTCACCTCAATTGTAAAGAAGCAGGATTTTACCACTGTGTTCACATGAGAATCAAACTTTAGAGAAGGGTCCACTTTTACTCCTAAAGTAGTGATCATCAATTTCTCATATGGGGCCAGAGAAGAAAGGTTGATTCAAGGGATGCTGTTAGCATTGTGTCTAAACGACATGACTTCTGTCCTGCTctcattaataattaataataatacaatagtgCATATACAGAGTGGAATGGTGCAATACGGAAGTATTGGAAGTGAGAGGAGAGTGTTATGTAGTCCAAGACGTGTATGGAGGAGGGCAGCATGGTGTTCAGGTGCGCTCAAGCGCTCCGCACAATCCTCTGGCTTGCTCTGTGGTCAGACGTGTGGCAGTttccataccagactgtgatgcaGCTGGTTAGGACGCTCTCTGTGGTGCCTCTGTAGAAGGTGTTAAGGGGGAGGCGCACCGTCATCGTTTTCAGCTGCCTAGCTTCTTGTTTCTCTGAGCCCCTATTACTTGAGTGCAGTGCTCTTAAAGTGGAGATGTGCCACATCACAGCTTGAGACTGATGGCTGGATTTATTTGAGCATTGTTCTACTGAAGGTATCTTGTTAAGAGGGAATTCGTCCTCTTAACTGTCATGATGTCAATGCTCAGAAAGGACATTCAGATCTTTATAAAAGTCCCTTGAGATAACTGTTGGTGAATTGGCatgataaaaattaaatataacttcattttttttcctctggtaTGTTAAGTATAATGGAAACCTAGAGCCCACTTAATTAGTTAATTGCATGTGTTAACCAGCATTTCCGCCGGgaattagggctgtgcgatatgaccaaaatctcatatcccgatattaagacatctatcgtccgataacgatataaatcacaaaaatgcaacattttctgtgaatctcgggcagctcgacttgcgtgaagtgtttccagctgggcgtcgtgtacctagAATCGAGTATTTTAacagatgcatgaaactatacatttttagacataagttgtaacagccgccgttttctttgtgagtatttattacacagcgtgctgcggggaaaagtctgttctaacgtttgagtctaaggtttatttttttagcacctaacggctcttttttgcttctcatccgtaaataccctgcatctttcacgtgattcagtttattttgaaaagtctcaacaggatcttgagctttattgtgaaaggtttatgtggaaaatgaacaagcggacacgccgtggttttaccgtcattgttgctaacgacaacgcataaaaacaggcgcttgtccgtccgtagtgtggttatattaaaatcctgtccacacgtaaaggcagaaatgaaggaaaacgctgctaggaacatgccaaagcagcaggtggcgctatattcctaaccgtgtagaaatgttggccaatcagaagtctagaagcctcggtgggaaatagtaaacaaagctgggacatagaagcagaaccgagtcgtatgtgtggagggacagtaactgtgtgtgtatatgtaagcatttaaacactgcagagagtacaattaacagtaacagtattgtagaaattcatttcaccgaaacaacaacgtggcgcacagtgtgacgtcaaaaaaggcgcacacctttgacgctgcgtttttctccgtttttctcgtccacacgtaaatgcaaaaacggagttttagaaaatatccaccctggccggagtttttagaaatctccgttttcagtgaccgaaaacgccgtttacgtgtggacgaaaggtgcaaacgcatagaaaaatctgcgttttcaaaaatacccgggtacgtgtggacatagcctaaatataagagaaagagagaactttaagaaattaatatagccactacagtgaccatcaaaatgatgaaaaaatattgccgtaaacagtttattttgcgacaccacgaaacaaacgatagcgtaaaatgaaacaatagatgtttttatatcgtcatccgatatatatcgttatatcgaacagccctaccgGGAATGTTGCACTTGAGTTGTGGAGGGCTTTCTGCCTGCTATAATGCTTACTGCTTAATGTTTGGTGGCTCAGACAGAACAGCAGAACCGCTTCTCTGCAGACAGAAGGTGGGAGACATGCTGGAAAGTTTATTCCTCACTTCCAGCAAAAAGGGAAAAGACTGTGTCTATATACCAGCAAGAAATCACATTTACCTGCGGTCCAGTGTGTATGCCGCTTCTTGCCCTATAGTAGCGGTAGTGTGTTCTTCCTTTAGTAGTAGTGTGTTCTTCCTTTCCCTAACTGAACATGGCAGTGATAGaagtattttaaacattttttttttaataagaaaactgcaaattaaaaataatcaaaacaaaTGATGTACTAAAATAAATTTGGTGaacaagggtttttttttgtttgtttgtttgtttgttttttgcgcCATTCTTCAAAAATGTAAAAGGGCTAGTGATAACAGAATGTGTTCAGAGTATTCCATCTTTGCTTGTATTTCAGAGTGCCATTGCTAATGCTTCATCATTGGCAGAGGTAGAGAGATTAAAAGGGATGCTCCAGGCTGGTCAGATTCCTGGTCGTGATCTCAAACAAGGTCAGTATGaactaaaatgtatttaagaATTCAATTCTTGAGAAAATGGTGGGGAAATGTGCACTGGGGCAGTGGTATTGGAAGCCACTCACACAAGCAGTGTATAATGGAAAAACACCAGACCCCAAAATTAATTCTGCTAAGTAGCTTTATGTCTAAAAAGTATAGCCATCTTTTGTGTTTTATAGATTTGTTAACACACTTTTTAAtagtttgtgttttaaaaaaacaaaagacaaatgttgtttaaaatgtttattaacaAAAGAAAGTAGGGTAGGGTAATACCAGCCTTTTTGGGTTCATGAAATTTGATTGGTATAAACTCATGGTATTTGGTGACTTATATGTATGAATGGATATATTCATGTATAAAATTAGGTTCAGTtgtggtggaagaggaggaggaagaagaggaagaggttggCCCTGCACAAACTGAGGCGCACATGGGTGGCACTTCTGAAGAGGAAATCATGAAGATGGATCAAGGAGAGGATGATAAAAATATGGAGACAGGGTCACATGTTAATGGATCCTAAGTTTGCTGTGTTGGATATATATTTACCatgactgtgttttgttttgttttttttttgtttttttttgtttgtttgttttggtttggtttggttttttttaattttataaaatGACTTTCATTAAAGTGATTTCTTCTACTGATTTGAATtggactgtttgtttgtttggttttgtttttttaatcataaaagAAATCCCCATGTTTACAGACCTTTAAGGTCTTTTATGTGTCGTATATATATCCAACACCAATGTTTACACTATACCACACACAAAAGGGGGACAAAGATTCAGTACCACTATTGATTCATACAGTGCATCTGGAAAGTATTCGCAGCACTCCACTTGTTCCACATTTCATTGTGTAACAGTCCTATTCCAAAATTGGTTATTCATTTTTCATCTCAAAATTTTACACACAAAGTGACAGTGCAGAGAATAAAGGTATGCTTCAAATTCATGCACAtttgttaaaaataatgaagtACTCCCACTCTTTGCTCAGTACTTTGAAGTACCTTTGGCAGCAGTTACAGCctaaatctttgtttttgttttgttttgtttttttatttaagtatTGTGCTACAAGCTTGCCTCACCTATTTTTGGACAGTTTATTCCAATCTTTGCAGAACCTCTCATCCCATTCAGCTTGATGGAGCTTGTGTCTGCACAGCTATTTTCAAATCTCTCCTGAGTTGTTAAATCAGGTTCAAGTCTGGGCTGTGGCTAGAACACAGCAGTGGCCCCAGAGCCACTCCCTTGGCTTGGCTTGGCTTGGCTTGGCTTGTGCTTCAGGTCCTCGTGGAAGAAACCTCTTTTGTCCCAGTCTGGGGGCCAGAGCATTTTGAACAGGTTCATTACTTACTTTTAAGGGTGCGGGGAATTCTCATCAATGCAAAAACCTAAGCCTAGACGTAAGTCACTTTCCAAAATTcagcaacagtttgacattttctttctctgtcccTGGATAGCACCATAGCACAGCACCAAAGGACGCCGCAAGCGAAGTCTTTCTCATCCTAGCAGCATCTGTCTGTCCCAGATAGCAAGATGACAtcaatgttgatttttcatctgaATTATCTCAGTCAATgctaaataaatgttgaatcaatgttaaAATACCTATGACAGTGTAATAGTGATGACATGGAATAGCACTGATTCAAAGTTGTCCTGTTATAATTGATTGATATATTTGTAGTTGACCTGAAATTAAAGCTATGATCAATTTGAACTGTTCCATGGCACACCCTTCTCAAAGTGGTATATCCCATCTGTCCACTATTGAAAAGGCCCTGAGTTGACCAGGATATTATATTGAAATGTCATTGATTTACAGTTGATAGAGAAATTAAAGCTATTATCACTTGGacttccaaaaagttgattcgtttcatcactcatccaagtgacttcttcaatctcagctgactgcaggtttccccaaccttataaataGTAAATCTGCATATTTACTGAAACtagtgaggtcagtttcttgttCCAAtt contains:
- the snrpa1 gene encoding U2 small nuclear ribonucleoprotein A', with translation MVKLSAELIEQAAQYTNPVRDRELDLRGYKIPVLENLGATLDQFDTIDFSDNEVRKLDGFPLLKRLKTLLMNNNRICRIGENLEQSLPSLTELILTSNNIQELGDLDPLASVKTLTLLSLLRNPVTNKKHYRLYVINKIPQIRVLDFQKVKLKERQEAEKMFKGKLGAQLAKDIARRTKTFTPGVAVQLEKRMGPSQADVEAIKSAIANASSLAEVERLKGMLQAGQIPGRDLKQGSVVVEEEEEEEEEVGPAQTEAHMGGTSEEEIMKMDQGEDDKNMETGSHVNGS